The following proteins are encoded in a genomic region of Bosea beijingensis:
- a CDS encoding polysaccharide deacetylase family protein — translation MTGSLLITVNVHGVGPEAASTPEAELFGRDAHGRYTYRIGLVRLLDTLREGGLPATFFWPATEAEKLPHLIERCLRDGHEIASHGRAFEDHSALDREAETAAIGEAHETLLRLSGASPRGFRSPTGTLSPHTIPILQSLGYLYDSSFLDDDCPYGLGEHGGDRMVELPISEGLTDATHFRRRVTQDRAEELMREELSALLAVDGYACLTFHPRADIGVGRAARLPMIRRLVGLAEARGARPLLCTELAQRFRTTGIAPTSDTTGD, via the coding sequence ATGACCGGCTCCCTGCTCATCACCGTGAACGTTCACGGCGTCGGCCCGGAGGCCGCAAGCACCCCGGAAGCCGAGCTGTTCGGTCGCGATGCCCATGGCCGCTACACCTATCGCATCGGCCTGGTCCGCCTGCTCGACACGCTGCGCGAAGGCGGGCTTCCCGCGACCTTCTTCTGGCCTGCGACAGAAGCTGAAAAGCTGCCTCACCTGATCGAGCGCTGCCTGCGCGACGGCCACGAGATCGCCAGTCACGGCCGCGCCTTCGAAGACCATTCGGCCTTGGATCGCGAGGCGGAAACCGCAGCCATCGGTGAAGCGCATGAAACGCTGCTTCGCCTGAGCGGAGCATCACCGCGCGGCTTCCGTTCGCCGACCGGTACCCTGTCGCCCCATACGATCCCGATCCTCCAGAGCCTCGGTTATCTCTACGATTCCAGCTTCCTAGACGATGATTGCCCCTATGGATTGGGCGAGCATGGCGGCGATCGGATGGTCGAGTTGCCGATCTCGGAGGGGCTGACCGACGCCACGCATTTCCGCCGGCGCGTCACGCAGGACCGCGCCGAGGAACTGATGCGCGAGGAGCTGTCAGCCTTGCTCGCCGTCGATGGCTACGCCTGCCTCACGTTCCACCCGCGCGCCGATATCGGCGTCGGCCGCGCAGCGCGCCTGCCCATGATCCGGCGCCTTGTCGGGCTGGCCGAGGCACGGGGTGCCCGGCCTCTGCTCTGCACCGAACTGGCGCAGCGATTCCGCACAACCGGCATCGCGCCGACATCTGACACGACCGGAGATTGA
- a CDS encoding M28 family peptidase gives MAIAMQARGGVEPVPVDGVSAARMMSGLETLAQWSKLAGTAGEAASFSWIKEQLDELGLWTDLIQHDAYISIPGPARLVVEGRTVEAITHSMSLPSPAGGLTGPLVDLGDGSHAAFSEQDVRGRIVLVDGIAGPGIALLASQAGAAGVVQISPHHLLHEMCISPIWGSPSVDTRSALPKVVVLTIGHADGEALRKALRDAALEVTLHAEVDTGWRKTPLLVGDLPLAEDPQGPFVLLSCHVDTWFHGVMDNGSANVAMLEVVRLCLEHRKAWRRGIRICFWSGHSQGRYSGSAWYADNHWADLDARCVAHVNLDSPGGIGANDLTRTGAAGGLFGIAEAAIAEETGQKLAGRRKARSADDSFPGIGIPSVFGSLSLQEPSALKMRNDLGWWWHTEHDLIDKIDPDLLVRDARIVLRVVLELLTRERLPIDYANQLADLAGELDRLGNRTDIPPHVRKAVGDARALALDLAAVDATVFDASAHDRAVMRLSRILVPLDYTRGDRFVHDPALSLTSWPVLDPLRRLASSTAGDEARFAEVDAVRALNRLTYSLTEASRLLAAASELSTDPAGVWKHECGGFDR, from the coding sequence ATGGCCATAGCAATGCAAGCCCGAGGCGGCGTGGAGCCGGTGCCGGTCGACGGAGTGTCCGCTGCCCGCATGATGTCCGGGCTCGAAACCCTGGCGCAGTGGTCGAAGCTGGCCGGAACAGCTGGGGAGGCCGCCAGCTTTTCCTGGATAAAGGAGCAGCTCGACGAGCTCGGCCTGTGGACAGACCTTATCCAGCATGACGCCTATATCAGCATTCCCGGGCCGGCCCGGCTCGTCGTTGAGGGGCGAACGGTCGAGGCGATCACGCATTCGATGTCGCTTCCTTCGCCAGCCGGCGGGCTGACCGGGCCGCTCGTCGATCTCGGCGACGGCTCTCATGCGGCCTTTTCCGAACAGGATGTCCGCGGGCGGATCGTTCTGGTCGATGGCATAGCGGGGCCCGGGATAGCCTTGCTGGCTTCGCAGGCCGGTGCGGCGGGCGTGGTGCAGATCAGCCCTCACCATCTGCTGCATGAGATGTGCATCTCGCCGATCTGGGGCAGTCCGTCGGTCGATACGCGTTCAGCCCTGCCGAAAGTCGTCGTGCTGACGATCGGACATGCGGATGGCGAGGCCTTGCGGAAGGCATTGCGGGATGCCGCATTGGAGGTCACGCTTCACGCGGAAGTCGATACAGGATGGCGCAAGACGCCGCTTCTCGTCGGCGATCTGCCGCTGGCCGAGGACCCGCAAGGGCCTTTCGTCCTGCTCTCCTGCCATGTCGATACCTGGTTTCACGGCGTGATGGATAACGGCTCCGCGAATGTCGCGATGCTGGAAGTGGTCCGTCTGTGCCTGGAGCACCGCAAGGCCTGGCGCCGGGGCATCCGCATCTGCTTTTGGTCCGGGCATTCCCAGGGGCGCTATTCCGGATCGGCCTGGTATGCGGACAATCATTGGGCGGATCTCGACGCGCGCTGTGTGGCCCATGTGAATCTCGACAGCCCCGGAGGAATCGGAGCGAACGATCTGACCCGGACCGGAGCGGCCGGAGGCCTTTTTGGCATCGCAGAGGCCGCGATCGCGGAGGAAACCGGGCAGAAGCTGGCCGGACGCCGCAAAGCGCGGTCGGCCGACGATTCCTTCCCAGGGATCGGCATTCCCTCCGTTTTCGGGAGCCTCAGTCTGCAGGAGCCGAGCGCGCTGAAGATGCGCAATGATCTCGGTTGGTGGTGGCATACCGAGCACGATCTGATCGACAAGATCGATCCTGATCTGCTGGTGCGGGACGCGCGGATCGTGCTGCGCGTCGTACTGGAACTTCTGACGCGGGAGCGGCTGCCGATCGACTACGCTAACCAACTTGCCGATCTCGCCGGCGAACTGGATCGGCTCGGGAATCGCACTGATATTCCGCCGCACGTCCGTAAGGCCGTCGGCGATGCAAGAGCTCTTGCCCTGGATCTCGCGGCCGTCGATGCCACGGTGTTCGACGCTTCGGCGCATGATCGCGCGGTCATGCGGCTGAGCCGCATCCTTGTCCCGCTCGATTACACTCGGGGGGATCGCTTCGTGCACGATCCCGCGCTTTCGCTGACGTCTTGGCCGGTTCTCGATCCGCTCCGGCGACTGGCTTCCAGCACGGCTGGCGACGAGGCCCGATTTGCGGAAGTCGATGCGGTGCGTGCGCTGAATCGGCTGACCTACAGCCTTACCGAAGCATCGCGCCTGCTGGCGGCTGCCTCGGAGCTATCAACCGATCCGGCCGGAGTCTGGAAGCATGAATGCGGTGGTTTCGACCGGTGA
- a CDS encoding M20/M25/M40 family metallo-hydrolase, which translates to MTVAIVNDPVAAGISAQRLQETVAALAGLGRKLPGSESAATACRFICEQLASAGVANEVLELDAFVSWPVNASLTVAGTVLPANGSAFTASADKLSGCVTRSLEPADLNGAFLAIDGLPRYDACISAQKAGALGVIAISHGPQRHYVQASPLWGAPTGPADLSLLPSVPAIQVSHAAAAVLEQAIASGAQVTMTSDIRTEWRAAQQPVGEIEGREPGYVLLGAHYCTWGDGATDNTAGVALLIELARLLKQQPKPRYGIKFAFWTGHEQGGYAGSSWYADAFRDSLHRDAIAYLNVDIVGSRGGTTKALRNTTAELADYVRQVLDRTVGKQTQEEEDFVDRSVKRLDPYIDPRRSARNSDQSFSGIGLATAQVSAFLPAASPDHLHGSGLAWWWHTDQDTIEHMDADVLAIDTLIYRNLVAGLIDAPVLPFKPAAMADDVLAGLRAYREAAPALDDIARLTDLAEKLSDGLAGWTPTAADDRVLLRLGRHLNPVLYHARSAFEFDLGRASRILPGLAAALTLDRLDADAARMARVQLRQRANRIAHGLSEAIDLVEAARNGAP; encoded by the coding sequence ATGACTGTTGCAATAGTGAATGACCCGGTCGCTGCTGGCATCTCCGCGCAGAGGCTGCAGGAGACGGTCGCCGCGCTGGCTGGGCTTGGACGAAAGCTGCCGGGTTCCGAGAGCGCCGCGACGGCCTGCCGCTTCATCTGCGAGCAACTCGCATCCGCGGGGGTCGCCAACGAAGTGCTGGAACTCGACGCCTTCGTCAGTTGGCCAGTGAATGCATCCCTGACGGTTGCCGGGACGGTGCTTCCGGCCAATGGCTCCGCCTTCACGGCCTCTGCCGACAAGCTGAGCGGTTGCGTCACCCGCTCTCTGGAACCGGCCGACTTGAACGGCGCCTTTCTGGCGATCGACGGACTGCCGCGCTATGACGCCTGCATCAGCGCGCAGAAGGCCGGCGCGCTCGGCGTCATCGCCATCTCGCATGGTCCGCAGCGCCATTATGTCCAGGCCTCGCCGCTCTGGGGCGCGCCGACAGGCCCGGCCGACCTCTCCCTGCTGCCGAGCGTGCCCGCGATACAGGTTTCTCACGCCGCCGCCGCCGTTCTGGAACAAGCCATCGCAAGCGGCGCGCAGGTCACGATGACCAGCGACATCCGCACGGAATGGCGTGCCGCCCAGCAACCCGTCGGCGAGATCGAAGGGCGGGAGCCGGGCTATGTCCTGCTCGGCGCGCACTACTGCACCTGGGGCGACGGCGCGACCGACAACACGGCCGGCGTCGCCCTGCTGATCGAGCTCGCGCGGCTGCTGAAGCAGCAGCCCAAGCCCCGCTACGGCATCAAGTTCGCGTTCTGGACCGGGCACGAACAGGGCGGCTATGCTGGCTCGTCCTGGTACGCGGATGCTTTTCGCGACTCGCTCCATCGCGATGCGATCGCCTATCTCAACGTCGATATCGTCGGCAGCCGCGGTGGCACCACCAAGGCCCTGCGGAACACCACCGCCGAACTGGCCGACTATGTCAGGCAGGTTCTCGACAGAACGGTCGGCAAGCAGACACAGGAGGAAGAGGATTTCGTCGATCGCTCGGTCAAGCGGCTCGACCCCTACATCGATCCCCGGCGCTCGGCCCGAAACTCGGACCAGAGCTTCAGCGGCATCGGGCTCGCCACGGCCCAGGTCAGCGCCTTTCTGCCGGCGGCCAGCCCGGATCACCTGCACGGCAGCGGCCTCGCCTGGTGGTGGCACACCGATCAGGACACGATCGAGCATATGGATGCCGACGTCCTGGCCATCGACACGCTGATCTACCGGAACCTTGTCGCGGGCTTGATCGATGCTCCCGTCCTGCCCTTCAAGCCCGCAGCGATGGCAGATGACGTGCTCGCGGGCTTGCGCGCCTATCGCGAAGCCGCCCCGGCGCTGGACGATATCGCGCGCCTGACCGACCTCGCGGAGAAGCTGTCCGACGGGCTCGCAGGCTGGACGCCGACCGCGGCCGACGACCGGGTGCTCCTGCGGCTCGGCCGCCACCTCAACCCGGTTCTCTATCACGCGCGCAGCGCTTTCGAGTTCGACCTCGGCAGGGCCAGCCGCATTCTGCCCGGACTGGCGGCGGCACTGACGCTCGATCGCCTCGATGCCGATGCCGCCCGGATGGCGCGGGTGCAGTTGCGCCAGCGCGCCAACCGCATCGCGCATGGTCTCTCCGAGGCGATCGACCTGGTCGAGGCTGCGCGCAACGGCGCGCCCTGA
- the ggt gene encoding gamma-glutamyltransferase produces the protein MKNAMIVAPQPEAAEAGAEVLERGGNAIDAAIACAFMQGVVDPLMCGIGGFGSMQVYMPRRGVHEIVEFYAKASLSATPDMWLPHLLGQTRDGFAFLLKGGINEFGHLAVCTPGSVKGYAHALSQFGTMDWRDVMAPAIRQAHEGVLVRPHMHWFWSQDQSGGGEVNTGDKLRYSKTGREVFFRPDGSPKRVGDTLVNPDLAATLEHLASAGPDDFYHGSLAARMASDFAAQGGLISERDLAAYELSVVKPIWGSYRGHRISTSPPPASGMSMLQMLHILDNFDIGALRHGGAEHITLLAEAMRRMTIDKDSFMGDPAYVDVPVDRLISKEHAAEQAEAIRRGERAVINRLDKSQRETTHVTVVDREGNAVALTHTLGSPSGAITDGLGFIYNGTMSRFDPRPGRAASIAPGKRRASSAAPTIVFDGETPRIVIGAPGGSYIAPAVAQGIMNMIDFGMSPFEAVAAPRVMAVSNMIDISNRIRRSVSAELTGAGYEVKRSAQTFPFAALHAIGIVDGLCSGGADPQRDGMAISV, from the coding sequence ATGAAGAATGCGATGATCGTTGCGCCCCAGCCCGAGGCTGCAGAGGCGGGGGCGGAAGTGCTGGAGCGCGGCGGCAATGCCATCGACGCCGCGATCGCCTGCGCCTTCATGCAGGGCGTGGTGGATCCCCTGATGTGCGGCATCGGCGGTTTCGGCTCGATGCAGGTCTATATGCCGCGCCGCGGCGTCCACGAGATCGTCGAGTTCTATGCCAAGGCCTCGCTCTCAGCGACACCGGACATGTGGCTGCCGCATCTGCTCGGCCAGACGCGGGATGGCTTCGCCTTCCTGCTGAAGGGCGGCATCAACGAGTTCGGCCATCTCGCCGTCTGCACGCCTGGCAGCGTCAAGGGTTATGCCCATGCACTCTCGCAATTCGGCACGATGGACTGGCGCGACGTTATGGCGCCTGCAATCAGGCAGGCGCATGAGGGCGTGCTCGTGCGCCCGCACATGCACTGGTTCTGGAGCCAGGACCAGAGCGGTGGGGGCGAGGTCAATACCGGCGACAAGCTGCGCTACAGCAAGACCGGGCGCGAGGTCTTCTTCCGGCCGGACGGCAGCCCCAAGCGCGTCGGCGACACGCTCGTCAATCCGGATCTCGCGGCAACGCTCGAACACCTCGCGAGCGCGGGACCTGACGATTTCTATCACGGCTCGCTGGCCGCCCGGATGGCCTCCGATTTCGCAGCCCAGGGCGGGTTGATCAGCGAGCGCGACCTTGCGGCCTATGAGCTCTCGGTCGTCAAGCCGATCTGGGGCTCCTATCGCGGCCACCGCATCTCGACGAGCCCGCCACCGGCAAGCGGCATGTCGATGCTGCAGATGTTGCACATCCTCGACAATTTCGACATCGGCGCACTCAGGCATGGCGGCGCCGAGCACATCACCCTGCTGGCCGAGGCCATGCGGCGCATGACCATCGACAAGGACAGCTTCATGGGCGACCCGGCCTATGTCGACGTGCCCGTGGATCGCCTGATCTCGAAGGAGCACGCCGCCGAGCAGGCGGAGGCGATCCGCCGTGGCGAACGCGCGGTCATCAACCGGCTGGACAAGTCGCAGCGCGAGACGACGCATGTCACGGTGGTCGACCGCGAAGGCAACGCCGTAGCCCTGACCCATACGCTGGGCAGCCCGTCCGGCGCGATCACCGACGGGCTCGGCTTCATCTACAACGGCACGATGAGCCGCTTCGACCCGCGTCCCGGGCGGGCGGCCTCGATCGCGCCGGGCAAGCGCCGTGCCTCCTCGGCCGCCCCGACCATCGTCTTCGACGGCGAGACGCCGCGTATCGTCATCGGCGCACCCGGCGGCAGCTATATCGCGCCGGCGGTGGCGCAGGGCATCATGAACATGATCGATTTCGGCATGTCGCCCTTCGAGGCGGTTGCGGCACCCCGCGTCATGGCCGTGTCGAACATGATCGACATTTCCAATCGCATCCGCCGGAGCGTCAGCGCCGAACTCACCGGCGCAGGATACGAGGTCAAGCGCTCGGCCCAGACATTCCCATTCGCCGCCCTGCACGCGATCGGGATCGTCGACGGGTTGTGCTCCGGCGGAGCCGATCCGCAACGCGACGGCATGGCGATCAGTGTTTGA
- a CDS encoding polysaccharide deacetylase family protein produces the protein MKSTFGSAPDMGRVIEIAGNEQPMVSDAKDRLGRIRWPDDARAVVCVTIHIDGPAVEAGRGQNALGIHSRGSYALRRGIRRYLDMLERHGAKATFFCCGYDAEHWPEPFREIHEAGHEIAAHGYQHEGFDLGEREPELLEKTHRILEGFGQIPVGWCSPSGRKSRLTLPTLRRLGYIYDASEKDEDIPYLLEDGFMILPNNTVSLDDFPMYFTGGASAAEVERNFVQEFDAALDRDGYVHLTVHPRAGGGSGTPARAAAVNRFLAHAKATPGTRFMTCRELAEYCLREPSRWQETRA, from the coding sequence GTGAAATCGACCTTTGGCAGCGCCCCCGACATGGGCCGCGTCATCGAGATCGCAGGGAACGAACAGCCGATGGTTTCAGACGCGAAAGACCGCCTTGGCCGGATTCGCTGGCCCGATGACGCCAGAGCCGTCGTCTGCGTCACGATCCATATCGATGGCCCGGCCGTCGAAGCGGGCCGCGGGCAGAACGCGCTGGGCATCCATAGCCGCGGCAGTTACGCGCTGCGGCGCGGCATCCGGCGCTATCTCGACATGCTGGAACGCCATGGCGCGAAGGCAACGTTCTTTTGCTGTGGCTACGATGCCGAGCATTGGCCGGAGCCATTTCGGGAAATCCACGAGGCCGGGCACGAGATCGCCGCCCATGGCTACCAGCACGAGGGTTTCGACCTCGGCGAGAGAGAGCCGGAACTGCTCGAAAAGACGCACCGGATCCTTGAAGGCTTCGGCCAGATACCGGTGGGCTGGTGCTCGCCATCGGGGCGCAAGAGCCGGCTGACGCTGCCAACGCTGCGCCGCCTCGGCTATATCTACGACGCAAGCGAGAAGGACGAGGACATCCCCTACCTGCTGGAGGATGGCTTCATGATCCTGCCCAACAACACCGTCTCGCTCGACGATTTCCCGATGTATTTCACGGGCGGCGCCTCGGCTGCGGAGGTCGAGCGCAACTTCGTGCAGGAGTTCGACGCCGCGCTCGATCGCGACGGCTATGTCCACCTGACCGTGCATCCCCGGGCAGGCGGCGGCTCCGGCACCCCGGCGCGGGCGGCGGCGGTCAACCGCTTCCTGGCCCACGCGAAGGCGACGCCTGGCACCCGCTTCATGACCTGCCGCGAACTCGCGGAATATTGCCTGAGAGAACCTTCCCGCTGGCAGGAGACGCGGGCATGA
- a CDS encoding IclR family transcriptional regulator gives MSASPPKEIEKYRVDAVDAALRVLQLISETPDLGLSEITRRSGQSKARVYRLLCSLEASNFVSSTPERRTYRLGVAALAIGNAAERQIDIARIAGPIIAKLGSGTGETVQLRVRDGRNSLCVAGWEPERAVKVLSGIGGSRPMHAGSGVVLLAFQDEAFREALLGEPLKAFTERTCVDPDRLRQVLVRVRDQGFYVSHGEVSPDLISISAPVMGPNGKIIATIHIGAPTGRVSENILPTLIDTVRSAARELSALLAASRSVG, from the coding sequence ATGAGTGCGTCCCCGCCCAAGGAGATCGAGAAGTATCGCGTCGATGCCGTCGACGCGGCGCTCCGCGTTCTGCAGCTCATCTCGGAAACGCCCGATCTCGGTCTTTCCGAGATCACGCGGCGTTCGGGGCAGAGCAAGGCGAGGGTGTACCGGTTGCTGTGCAGCCTCGAGGCCAGCAATTTCGTCAGCTCGACGCCGGAACGGCGCACGTATCGGCTGGGGGTGGCCGCGCTGGCGATCGGCAACGCGGCGGAGCGGCAGATCGATATCGCAAGGATCGCCGGGCCGATCATCGCGAAGCTCGGAAGCGGCACGGGCGAGACGGTGCAGCTACGCGTTCGCGATGGTCGCAACAGCCTGTGCGTAGCGGGGTGGGAACCGGAACGAGCGGTGAAGGTGCTGTCGGGCATCGGCGGAAGCAGGCCCATGCATGCCGGCTCTGGCGTCGTCCTGCTCGCTTTTCAGGACGAGGCCTTTCGCGAGGCGCTGCTCGGCGAGCCGCTGAAGGCGTTTACCGAGCGGACCTGCGTCGATCCCGATCGGCTTCGTCAGGTGCTCGTGCGGGTTCGCGATCAGGGCTTCTATGTCAGCCATGGCGAGGTGAGTCCCGACCTGATCTCGATCTCCGCGCCGGTGATGGGCCCCAACGGCAAAATCATCGCGACTATCCATATCGGTGCGCCGACCGGCCGCGTGAGCGAGAATATCCTTCCCACTTTGATCGATACCGTTCGTAGCGCGGCCCGAGAGCTTTCGGCCCTGCTCGCGGCTTCTCGAAGCGTCGGCTGA
- a CDS encoding ABC transporter substrate-binding protein — protein sequence MRAFAALALGLAAFAAAGGSASAQTLRTMLTSDIRGVMPGRSPDTATGSVLQNIYEGLVAWRADGSVAPMLAEKIDISADGKTYVFTLRDGIKFHNGAPLTAKEVVWTWERFLDPKSAWPCRGAFNGTNATKIETVKALDERRVEFQLAERSGSFLSAMARGDCDSAGIAHPDAVDANGNWVTAIGTGPFKLAEWRKGQFIELAKFADYKPRTEPSDGLSGAKEAKVDKVRIDLVPDAQVAKLGILQGKLDLWADVDAASIKDFANDKNVTVVTTPVAGIYTIPLQSRDPVLADPRIRQAISHAVDRASLAKAVLDDASIASPSLIPLTSKYYGKVQRSGAEYDPDKARALIKASGYKGERIALITSKASPVMADTAIYLQSMLQAVGLNVDVEILEFATQFERFYSGRYQMMVWNLTPYLDPLFIVERFTGDKARQADKVWDSPASKELLKKLVTADDGQDKQALYDELHRLQMAEAPLVVWGTRATTVAFRKSVTGFQAWPGQKPRYWNVSVAP from the coding sequence ATGCGTGCTTTCGCTGCCCTCGCCCTCGGACTGGCCGCCTTCGCGGCGGCTGGAGGTTCCGCCTCTGCCCAGACGCTGCGGACGATGCTCACGTCCGATATCCGGGGGGTGATGCCCGGTCGCAGCCCCGACACCGCAACGGGCAGCGTTCTCCAGAACATCTACGAGGGCTTGGTCGCTTGGCGCGCCGATGGCAGCGTCGCCCCGATGCTGGCCGAGAAGATCGATATCTCCGCCGACGGCAAGACCTATGTCTTTACCCTCCGCGACGGCATCAAGTTTCACAACGGCGCGCCTCTGACGGCGAAGGAAGTCGTCTGGACCTGGGAGCGCTTCCTCGACCCCAAATCCGCCTGGCCGTGCCGCGGCGCCTTCAACGGGACGAACGCAACGAAAATCGAAACGGTCAAGGCGCTAGACGAACGCCGTGTGGAGTTCCAGCTCGCCGAGCGCAGCGGCTCATTCCTCAGCGCCATGGCACGCGGCGATTGCGATTCCGCCGGCATCGCCCATCCAGATGCGGTCGATGCCAACGGCAACTGGGTGACGGCAATCGGCACCGGTCCCTTCAAGCTGGCCGAGTGGCGCAAGGGCCAGTTCATCGAGCTTGCGAAATTCGCCGATTACAAGCCGCGGACGGAGCCGTCAGACGGCCTTTCTGGCGCGAAGGAAGCGAAGGTCGACAAGGTCAGGATCGATCTCGTACCGGACGCGCAGGTCGCGAAGTTGGGCATCCTGCAGGGCAAGCTCGATCTCTGGGCCGATGTCGATGCGGCCTCGATCAAGGATTTCGCCAACGACAAGAACGTCACGGTCGTCACCACGCCGGTCGCCGGCATCTACACGATCCCGCTGCAATCCCGCGATCCGGTTTTGGCCGATCCGCGGATTCGTCAGGCGATCAGTCACGCGGTCGATCGCGCGAGCCTTGCCAAGGCGGTGCTGGACGATGCGAGCATCGCTTCGCCCTCGCTGATCCCGCTGACCAGCAAGTATTATGGCAAGGTTCAGCGCAGCGGTGCCGAATACGATCCCGACAAGGCCCGCGCGCTGATCAAGGCCTCCGGCTACAAGGGCGAGCGGATCGCCCTGATCACCAGCAAGGCCTCGCCGGTCATGGCCGATACGGCGATCTATCTCCAGTCTATGCTGCAGGCGGTCGGCCTCAATGTCGATGTCGAGATTCTGGAATTCGCGACGCAGTTCGAGCGCTTCTACAGCGGGCGCTACCAGATGATGGTCTGGAACCTTACGCCCTATCTCGATCCACTCTTCATCGTCGAACGCTTCACCGGCGACAAGGCGCGGCAGGCCGACAAGGTCTGGGACAGCCCGGCCTCGAAGGAGCTCCTGAAGAAGCTCGTCACGGCCGATGACGGCCAGGACAAGCAGGCGCTGTACGACGAGTTGCACCGCCTGCAGATGGCGGAAGCGCCCCTCGTCGTCTGGGGCACGCGCGCAACGACGGTGGCCTTCAGGAAGAGCGTCACCGGCTTCCAGGCCTGGCCCGGCCAGAAGCCGCGCTACTGGAACGTTTCGGTCGCGCCCTGA
- a CDS encoding YHS domain-containing (seleno)protein, giving the protein MLDRRAFIGIVTAALAAGGEVSAEAQRPVNTLGSPDGVAIRGYDPVAYFRDGGPKAGKPEFEVRHGGATWRFASAEHKALFEAEPERYLPAYGGFCAYGTSRGYLVKIEPEAWSIVDGRLYLNYDLGVQKTWLGRTKTYIARADGDWPRLTTKDIR; this is encoded by the coding sequence ATGCTCGACAGACGCGCCTTCATCGGCATCGTCACTGCAGCCCTTGCTGCCGGAGGCGAGGTAAGCGCCGAGGCACAGCGCCCGGTCAACACGCTCGGCTCGCCCGATGGCGTCGCGATCCGCGGCTACGATCCCGTCGCGTATTTTCGCGACGGCGGTCCGAAAGCGGGCAAGCCGGAGTTCGAAGTGCGCCATGGCGGCGCGACCTGGCGCTTCGCCAGCGCCGAGCACAAGGCGCTATTCGAGGCCGAGCCGGAGCGCTACCTGCCGGCCTATGGCGGCTTCTGCGCGTACGGGACCTCGCGGGGCTATCTCGTCAAGATCGAACCCGAAGCGTGGTCGATCGTCGATGGCAGGCTCTATCTCAACTACGATCTCGGCGTGCAGAAGACCTGGCTCGGACGAACGAAGACCTACATCGCCCGCGCGGATGGCGACTGGCCGCGCCTGACGACGAAGGATATCCGATAG